The following are encoded in a window of Flavobacterium psychrotrophum genomic DNA:
- a CDS encoding PorP/SprF family type IX secretion system membrane protein, translating into MRKIYLGVLLAFVGFTDAVAQQDPHYTQYMYNMNVINPAYAGSKENLAFGLLYRKQWVDVDGAPSTGTFSGHSPVGKNVGLGLSAITDKIGPVNETNVYADFSYTLKLGGAHRLALGLKAGATFHKVGLFSDIGNGFVPDPNDPAFAENVNNTYFNIGTGVFYYTDNYYLAFSVPNMLKSKHLDLTQSGTDYRFGSEVSHYFLTGGYVFQVTDNFKLKPSFMVKSAFGVDPSIDGSLNALFFEKFEIGATYRLDDSWGGMVNYAITPNLRIGYAYDHIVSDLKVTTPASHEIMLLFDVNFPKKVSRSPRYF; encoded by the coding sequence ATGAGAAAAATTTATCTTGGAGTTTTACTGGCCTTTGTAGGGTTTACGGATGCTGTAGCACAGCAGGACCCGCACTACACACAGTACATGTACAACATGAACGTAATCAACCCTGCATACGCTGGCAGCAAGGAGAACTTAGCCTTTGGGCTTTTATACCGCAAGCAGTGGGTAGATGTAGACGGAGCCCCGAGCACGGGCACGTTTTCAGGCCACAGCCCTGTGGGCAAAAATGTAGGATTGGGCTTATCGGCGATCACCGATAAGATCGGTCCGGTGAATGAAACCAATGTATATGCCGATTTCAGCTACACGCTGAAACTTGGTGGCGCGCACAGGCTTGCCCTTGGCTTAAAGGCGGGCGCTACCTTCCATAAAGTAGGATTGTTCAGCGATATTGGCAACGGCTTTGTACCGGACCCTAATGACCCTGCATTTGCAGAAAACGTAAACAACACCTACTTTAACATAGGAACAGGAGTGTTCTACTACACCGATAACTACTACTTAGCGTTTTCGGTACCCAACATGCTAAAGAGCAAACACCTTGACCTTACCCAAAGCGGTACCGACTACCGTTTTGGTTCAGAAGTATCGCACTACTTTTTAACAGGAGGTTACGTATTCCAGGTAACCGACAACTTCAAGCTGAAGCCCTCGTTCATGGTAAAATCAGCCTTTGGTGTAGACCCGTCTATCGACGGTTCACTAAACGCGCTGTTCTTCGAGAAATTTGAGATCGGAGCCACTTACAGGTTAGACGATTCATGGGGTGGTATGGTAAACTATGCCATCACACCGAACCTGAGGATTGGCTATGCATACGACCACATCGTATCCGACCTGAAGGTAACCACACCTGCCTCACACGAGATCATGCTGTTGTTTGATGTCAACTTCCCGAAAAAAGTATCACGTTCACCACGTTATTTCTAA